In Pseudopipra pipra isolate bDixPip1 chromosome 5, bDixPip1.hap1, whole genome shotgun sequence, the following proteins share a genomic window:
- the TMCC3 gene encoding transmembrane and coiled-coil domain protein 3 isoform X3 — MNTLSLPLNIRRGGSDTNLNFDVPDGVLEFHKVKLSADSLKQKILKVTEQIKVEQTARDGNVAEYLKLVNSADKQQAGRIKQVFEKKNQKSAHSIAQLQKKLEQYHKKLKDIEQNGSSKATKDTSKDNLKDIQHGKSRTTGHGTESSKSGVPGVSLTPPVFVFSKSREFANLIRNKFGSADNIAHLKNTLDEFRPETSSRTYGGSATIVAKPKYVSDDECSSGTSGSADSNGNTSFSPAVASTLDSQGKLSMILEELREIKETQSQLADDIENLKTQFKRDYGFISQMLQEERFRYERLEDQLNDLTDLHQHETANLKQELASIEEKVAYQAYERSRDVQEALESCQTRVSKLELHQQEQQAQQSETVNAKVLLGKCINVILAFMTVILVCVSTIAKFIAPMMKSRFHIICTFFAVTLLAIFCKNWDHIICAIERMIIPR, encoded by the exons aaaattctCAAGGTTACAGAGCAAATCAAGGTTGAACAAACAGCTCGAGATGGAAACGTGGCTGAGTATCTGAAACTGGTAAACAGTGCAGACAAGCAACAGGCCGGGCGCATTAAACAGGTCTTTGAGAAAAAGAATCAGAAATCTGCCCACTCCATTGCCCAGCTGCAGAAGAAATTGGAACAGTATCACAAAAAGCTCAAGGATATTGAACAAAATGGATCTTCCAAAGCTACCAAGGATACTTCCAAAGATAACTTGAAAGATATTCAACATGGAAAGTCTCGTACCACTGGGCATGGAACAGAGAGCAGCAAGTCGGGTGTGCCAGGTGTATCTTTGACACCACCTGTCTTTGTTTTCAGCAAGTCTAGAGAGTTTGCCAACCTGATCCGAAACAAATTTGGTAGTGCAGACAACATTGCTCATCTCAAAAATACACTGGATGAATTTCGGCCAGAAACGAGTTCCAGAACATATGGGGGCAGTGCCACCATTGTTGCCAAACCAAAATATGTTAGTGATGATGAATGCTCAAGTGGGACCTCTGGATCAGCAGATAGTAATGGGAATACTTCTTTTAGTCCTGCTGTGGCAAGTACCCTGGACAGCCAAGGAAAGCTTTCCATGATTTTGGAGGAACTAAGGGAAATCAAGGAGACTCAGTCCCAATTAGCTGATGATATTGAGAATTTAAAGACACAATTTAAAAGAGACTATGGCTTTATTTCTCAGATGTTACAAGAGGAAAGATttag ATACGAAAGATTGGAGGACCAGTTAAATGACCTCACTGATCTTCATCAACATGAGACAGCAAACTTGAAACAAGAGCTAGCCAGCATAGAGGAGAAAGTGGCATATCAGGCATATGAGCGATCACGAGATGTTCAG GAAGCCTTGGAATCATGCCAGACCCGGGTGTCCAAACTGGAGCTCCATCAGCAGGAACAGCAAGCACAGCAGTCTGAAACAGTTAATGCCAAAGTGCTCCTGGGGAAATGTATAAATGTTATCCTGGCCTTCATGACTGTCATCTTAGTGTGTGTTTCTACTATTGCAAAGTTCATTGCTCCTATGATGAAGAGCCGCTTTCATATCATCTGCACTTTTTTCGCAGTGACACTGCTGGCAATATTTTGTAAAAACTGGGATCATATAATTTGTGCCATAGAAAGGATGATTATACCCAGATGA